A genomic region of Acipenser ruthenus chromosome 9, fAciRut3.2 maternal haplotype, whole genome shotgun sequence contains the following coding sequences:
- the LOC117406129 gene encoding basic salivary proline-rich protein 2-like, with translation MLIRSVLHVSLCMLLSQHITGEPKNIDGLQNEDIVLCPTFSGELEDITWKLGNNKIAEYDSFKVTTYYGGFKKETELNIISGCLKMNNITDRRDGLYTAELQIGGKLQDHKFKLKVYRPVSKPNVTCSVTDSNVTLLCEGDESLGDQYRWEVLENQVCRGTTNGKNLTFSKEENHNIEYTCIFSNLRSEERSDPIKICFVPGGRSHILVLILVLLAVAVLAGLIVWRYSKSQVRGTHGNSMAGHNGTCMDCFIRKQQGEQINETAPFIKTNQRDSENKPATEGEATLSPAPWGEAPLFPTPQGEAPLSPAPQGEAPLSSAPVGEAALSSAPEREVLLSPAPQREAPLSPVPQREDLMSSVPEGEALLSPAPEGEAPPCSVPEGEAPPSSAPEGEATLSSAPEREDPLSPVPEGEDPLSPVPEGEDPLSSAPEGEAPLSPAAWGEAPLSPAPQGEAPLSPVPQREDLLSSAREGEAPLSLAPEGEDPLSPAPQGVAQLSPALQDENKNDVTSL, from the exons atgctaATAAGATCCGTATTACATGTCAGCCTTTGCATGCTACTGTCGCAGCACATAACAG GTGAACCCAAAAACATTGATGGTTTACAGAATGAAGACATTGTTTTATGTCCAACCTTCAGTGGTGAATTGGAAGACATTACATGGAAGTTGGGCAACAATAAAATTGCAGAATATGATTCATTTAAAGTTACAACGTATTATGGTGGTTTCAAGAAAGAAACAGAATTAAACATTATAAGTGGGTGTCTGAAAATGAATAATATCACAGATCGGCGGGATGGATTGTACACAGCAGAACTACAGATTGGAGGCAAGCTGCAGGACCATAAGTTCAAACTAAAAGTGtaca GACCTGTTTCCAAACCGAATGTAACCTGCAGTGTCACCGACTCTAATGTCACTCTACTCTGTGAGGGAGATGAGAGCCTGGGTGACCAATACAGATGGGAAGTCCTTGAGAACCAGGTGTGTCGTGGGACCACTAACGGAAAAAATCTGACATTTTCAAAAGAAGAGAACCATAACATAGAGTACACATGCATTTTCAGCAACCTCAGGAGTGAAGAGAGAAGTGACCCTATTAAAATCTGCTTTGTTCCAG gtgGACGTTCCCATATATTGGTACTGATACTGGTGTTGCTGGCAGTGGCAGTACTGGCAGGACTGATAGTGTGGCGTTATTCAAAGTCACAAG tTAGAGGAACACATGGCAATAGTATGGCTGGACACAATGGAACATGTATGGACTGTTTTATTAGAAAGC AACAAGGAGAGCAAATCAATGAGACAG ctccattcataaaaacaaaccagCGTGATAGTGAAAACAAGCCAG CGACTGAGGGAGAAGCCACACTGTCTCCAGCACCCtggggagaagccccgctgtttCCAACACCCCAGGGAGAAGCCCCGTTGTCTCCAGCAccccagggagaagccccgctgtcttcAGCGCCTGTGGGAGAAGCTGCGCTGTCTTCAGCGCCTGAGAGAGAAGtcctgctgtctccagcaccccagagagaagccccgctgtctccagtgccacaGAGAGAAGACCTGATGTCTTCAGTGcctgagggagaagccctgctgtctccagcgcctgagggagaagccccaccGTGTTCAGTGCCTGAGGGAGAAGCTCCGCCGTCTTCAGCGCCTGAGGGAGAGGCCACGCTGTCTTCAGCGCCTGAGAGAGAAgacccgctgtctccagtgcctgAGGGAGAAgacccgctgtctccagtgcctgAGGGAGAAGACCCGCTGTCTTCAGCgcctgagggagaagccccgctgtctccagcagcctggggagaagccccgctgtctccagcaccccagggagaggccccgctgtctccagtgccacaGAGAGAAGACCTGCTGTCTTCAGCACGagaaggagaagccccgctgtctctagCGCCTGAGGGAGAAgacccgctgtctccagcaccccaGGGAgtggcccagctgtctccagctcTACAGG